In Helianthus annuus cultivar XRQ/B chromosome 3, HanXRQr2.0-SUNRISE, whole genome shotgun sequence, a single window of DNA contains:
- the LOC110931370 gene encoding uncharacterized protein LOC110931370 produces MGRGEYRMTDSFSGKWSAIRTKISNFNNIHSNYVNNLRRRSGSSDMDVMTAAHNDYRLYHGYPFTMIPSWELLHKSPKWHLVPSFDPTAHRSKRHKSTFTTEPSESDARTAININDDFDEFEQPQELPRPNGRDRSKEVARTRDTSSSTPSDGLSRVDEFDNRLNRLLSMKENEQELKMEKQIQKDMEFLTKDFPHLLEEDRIILEARKAQIRAKYM; encoded by the coding sequence ATGGGTCGTGGTGAATATCGTATGACCGACTCTTTTTCGGGCAAGTGGAGCGCAATACGGACCAAGATTAGCAATTTCAACAACATACATAGTAATTACGTCAATAATCTTAGAAGAAGAAGTGGTTCGAGCGACATGGACGTTATGACCGCCGCCCACAACGACTATAGATTGTATCATGGGTATCCGTTTACGATGATACCTTCGTGGGAGCTTCTTCACAAATCTCCCAAGTGGCATCTTGTACCGTCGTTTGACCCAACTGCCCATAGGTCAAAACGGCACAAATCAACATTCACTACCGAACCATCCGAGTCCGATGCTCGTACTGCTATTAATATAAACGACGACTTCGACGAATTTGAACAACCGCAAGAGCTGCCACGACCAAATGGTAGGGATAGAAGTAAGGAAGTTGCACGAACACGAGACACATCTTCTTCAACGCCATCAGATGGCCTGTCAAGGGTGGACGAGTTCGACAATAGACTCAACAGGCTTCTCTCGATGAAGGAAAATGAGCAAGAACTAAAAATGGAGAAACAAATCCAGAAAGACATGGAATTTCTCACGAAAGACTTTCCACACCTACTAGAGGAGGACCGAATCATTTTAGAGGCTCGTAAGGCACAAATTCGAGCGaaatatatgtaa